The Kitasatospora sp. NBC_00374 genome has a segment encoding these proteins:
- a CDS encoding LysR substrate-binding domain-containing protein, producing MRGDLRGQAPVSAAGAWSVSLREADRARASCSVIRGVSYGTAFDPTLGQPGDPLAVPLRGDPVAARSGVLRPLVGVALAHRTQPRAQPVHVVAGATAPVVARHVAHAEYTGHQLLLRCLPQLRDRFPDVTIVPEAMPTTAQLTRPHQINSGLCDRLLSAFHIGGADLRIIRTADSVHAIAAHVAAGTGIGITVESALDHQPPGLRIIPLTGPSTTADQVVLTPTEPSDTATALRDLLLQASAESPSTDH from the coding sequence GTGCGGGGCGATCTGCGAGGTCAGGCGCCGGTCAGCGCTGCCGGTGCGTGGTCCGTCTCCCTGAGGGAGGCCGACAGGGCGCGGGCCTCGTGTTCGGTCATCCGGGGGGTGTCGTACGGCACGGCGTTTGACCCAACGCTGGGTCAGCCGGGCGATCCGCTCGCCGTACCGCTCCGCGGTGATCCGGTCGCCGCGCGATCCGGCGTGCTCCGGCCCCTGGTCGGCGTGGCTCTGGCTCATCGGACCCAGCCACGAGCCCAGCCGGTTCACGTCGTCGCGGGCGCCACCGCTCCAGTTGTTGCCCGGCATGTCGCCCACGCCGAATACACCGGTCACCAGCTGCTGTTGCGCTGCCTGCCGCAACTGCGTGACCGCTTCCCCGACGTGACGATCGTGCCGGAGGCCATGCCGACCACAGCCCAGCTCACCCGGCCCCACCAGATCAACAGCGGTCTCTGCGACCGCCTCCTGTCCGCCTTCCACATCGGCGGAGCCGATCTGCGCATCATCAGGACCGCCGACAGCGTGCACGCCATCGCCGCCCATGTCGCTGCGGGAACGGGCATCGGCATCACCGTCGAATCCGCACTCGACCACCAGCCACCCGGCCTGCGCATCATCCCCCTCACCGGCCCTTCGACCACCGCCGACCAGGTCGTCCTCACCCCCACCGAGCCCTCGGACACCGCCACGGCACTGCGCGACCTGCTGCTGCAGGCCTCGGCGGAGTCACCCTCCACCGACCACTGA
- a CDS encoding BTAD domain-containing putative transcriptional regulator yields MRIRLLGPVELRTGADGFTTPPGAQRRAVLALLALRLERVVPVDDFYELLWGEWPPASARAALQGHVAVLRKALAGSPFVLHTRSPGYLLTGPADEVDALRFEALAGLAAEHAARRDRGAGKANGEDDTDGTDGTDDLAIGLLEQALRLWRGRALADLPDTAPRRAVVDQLVQARTRALITWAGLRLRQGSGAAAVPVLEQTVRADGLREEVVALLVRCLHQAGRPADALAAYHRARGLLDRDLGIPPGPALQAALAEVLAGDGDSRPAPPRSGAARPAPAAPAPGRPDPPARATPRQLPRRPVDFVGRTAEWEWLDRVCGPDRTEGRPALVVGPAGAGKSATVAAWAHRVATGFPDGRLFADLRGFDPAGPADPTELLGRFLHALGVPASDVPADRAGRAALYRARTHGRRLLVVLDNALDAGQVTDLLPGGALCATVVTSRGSLEDLLVTEGAALLRLGALPDSDALRLLERSLTPARVQAEPAAAARLAELCDRLPLALRTAVARLAARPDWAIADLVAELADERTRLAALEADGVPGMSDALELTHRHLSPSAALLFTLLAAHPGREVDALACAALLGGEPAASRDALGELTAHHVLTETAPGRYGRSELVRLFGSQLLAEHPDGLQRLGTERLLDYYLEAVRRFGEHLEPGQDGYGERAHPPAALPQAVGARGGLDWFRAEESAIRALVTTAAGTDPPRAWRLAMSASALYYGSSRFSDWLECLRAGEHAAEACGDRIGTALLRGVLANALLGLERRQEAAEAARKALAGTSPGDGYPHIRALVSLAMAVAMLGNTAEATRLAATASALAGECGDPRQLSYALGYQAGVSLLAGDPESALRQAREARDLLPDHPAATIHLWSMLTEAHAMQTLGGHEAVELAWHRVLAACEEAGQLHMRAIAEQSFAAFLLARGREPEAVGRLRSALDRFRSHAHLAGSASELTTVVEESLNLRTGQRS; encoded by the coding sequence GTGCGGATTCGGCTCCTCGGCCCGGTGGAACTGCGCACCGGGGCGGACGGCTTCACGACGCCACCGGGGGCCCAGCGGCGGGCGGTCCTGGCCCTCCTGGCCCTGCGGCTGGAACGGGTGGTCCCGGTCGACGACTTCTACGAGCTGCTCTGGGGAGAGTGGCCGCCGGCCAGCGCCCGGGCTGCGCTCCAGGGGCACGTCGCCGTACTGCGCAAGGCGCTCGCCGGCAGCCCGTTCGTGCTGCACACGCGGTCCCCCGGCTACCTGCTCACCGGCCCCGCGGACGAGGTGGACGCGCTGCGCTTCGAGGCGCTGGCAGGGCTGGCCGCCGAGCACGCCGCCCGCCGCGACCGCGGCGCGGGCAAGGCGAACGGCGAGGACGACACGGACGGCACGGACGGCACGGACGACCTGGCGATCGGTCTGCTGGAGCAGGCGTTGCGACTCTGGCGCGGCCGTGCGCTGGCCGACCTGCCCGACACCGCGCCGCGCCGCGCCGTGGTGGACCAGCTGGTCCAGGCCCGCACCCGGGCCCTGATCACCTGGGCCGGACTGCGGCTGCGCCAGGGCAGCGGCGCGGCGGCCGTGCCCGTGCTGGAGCAGACCGTCCGGGCCGACGGGCTGCGCGAGGAGGTGGTGGCCCTGCTGGTCCGCTGCCTGCACCAGGCCGGACGGCCGGCGGACGCACTCGCCGCGTACCACCGGGCCCGCGGGCTGCTCGACCGCGACCTCGGCATTCCGCCCGGCCCGGCCCTCCAGGCGGCCCTCGCCGAGGTACTCGCCGGGGACGGGGACAGCCGGCCCGCGCCGCCCCGGTCCGGTGCGGCCCGGCCAGCGCCGGCCGCACCGGCCCCGGGCAGGCCGGATCCGCCGGCCCGCGCGACGCCACGTCAGCTCCCACGTCGCCCCGTGGATTTCGTCGGCCGGACGGCCGAGTGGGAGTGGCTGGACCGCGTCTGCGGACCGGACCGCACCGAGGGCCGGCCGGCGCTGGTGGTCGGCCCGGCCGGGGCCGGGAAGAGCGCCACCGTCGCCGCCTGGGCCCACCGGGTGGCCACGGGCTTCCCGGACGGCCGGCTCTTCGCCGACCTGCGCGGCTTCGACCCGGCCGGGCCGGCGGACCCGACCGAGCTGCTGGGCCGGTTCCTGCACGCCCTGGGAGTGCCCGCGTCCGACGTCCCAGCGGACCGGGCCGGCCGGGCCGCCCTCTACCGCGCACGGACGCACGGACGGCGCCTGCTGGTGGTCCTGGACAACGCCCTCGACGCCGGACAGGTCACCGATCTGCTGCCGGGCGGGGCGCTCTGCGCGACCGTGGTCACCAGCCGCGGGTCGCTGGAGGACCTGCTGGTCACCGAGGGGGCCGCCCTGCTGCGCCTGGGCGCGCTCCCCGACTCCGACGCTCTGCGGCTGCTGGAGCGCAGCCTGACGCCCGCCCGGGTGCAGGCCGAGCCGGCGGCCGCCGCACGGCTGGCCGAGCTCTGCGACCGGCTGCCGCTGGCGCTGCGGACAGCGGTCGCGCGGCTGGCCGCCCGGCCGGACTGGGCGATCGCCGACCTGGTCGCCGAACTCGCCGACGAGCGCACCCGCCTGGCCGCCCTGGAGGCGGACGGGGTGCCCGGCATGTCCGACGCACTGGAACTGACGCATCGCCATCTGTCGCCCAGTGCCGCGCTGTTGTTCACTCTCCTCGCCGCCCACCCGGGCCGGGAGGTGGACGCGCTGGCGTGTGCGGCGCTGCTCGGTGGCGAGCCGGCCGCTTCCCGCGACGCGCTGGGCGAGCTGACCGCCCACCACGTGCTCACCGAGACCGCCCCCGGGCGGTACGGCCGGTCCGAGCTGGTCCGCTTGTTCGGTTCCCAGCTGCTTGCCGAACACCCCGACGGACTCCAACGCCTGGGCACGGAGCGGCTGTTGGACTACTACCTGGAGGCGGTCCGGCGCTTCGGCGAGCACCTGGAACCGGGCCAGGACGGCTACGGCGAGCGCGCCCACCCGCCGGCCGCGCTGCCGCAGGCGGTCGGCGCCCGCGGCGGGCTCGACTGGTTCCGGGCCGAGGAGTCGGCGATCCGCGCGCTGGTCACGACGGCCGCCGGCACCGATCCCCCGCGGGCCTGGCGGCTGGCCATGAGCGCCAGTGCGCTCTACTACGGTTCCAGCCGCTTCTCCGACTGGCTGGAGTGCCTGCGCGCGGGCGAGCACGCAGCCGAGGCCTGCGGCGACCGAATCGGCACCGCACTGCTGCGCGGCGTCCTGGCCAACGCCCTGCTCGGGCTGGAGCGCCGCCAGGAGGCGGCCGAGGCCGCCCGGAAGGCGCTGGCCGGCACCTCCCCCGGCGATGGCTACCCGCACATCCGGGCGCTCGTCAGCCTGGCCATGGCCGTCGCCATGCTGGGGAACACAGCCGAGGCCACCCGGCTCGCCGCCACCGCGTCCGCGCTGGCCGGGGAGTGCGGCGACCCCCGACAGCTCTCCTACGCCCTCGGCTACCAGGCCGGGGTGAGCCTGCTGGCAGGCGACCCGGAGAGCGCGCTGCGCCAGGCCCGCGAGGCCAGGGACCTGCTGCCGGACCATCCGGCTGCGACGATCCACCTCTGGTCGATGCTGACCGAGGCGCACGCCATGCAGACACTCGGCGGCCACGAGGCGGTCGAGTTGGCCTGGCACCGGGTGCTGGCCGCCTGCGAGGAGGCGGGGCAGCTGCACATGCGGGCCATCGCCGAGCAGTCCTTCGCCGCTTTCCTGCTGGCCCGGGGCCGCGAGCCGGAGGCGGTCGGGCGCCTGCGCTCGGCCCTCGACCGCTTCCGTTCGCACGCTCATCTGGCCGGCTCGGCCAGCGAACTGACCACCGTCGTCGAGGAGTCCCTGAACCTGCGGACAGGCCAGCGCTCCTGA
- a CDS encoding BTAD domain-containing putative transcriptional regulator, giving the protein MWIDLLGPVAVRREDGTVLTPSAPKRRALLSALAVRFDQLVAADELIELVWDGSAPPTARAALQGHVAVLRRVLDDEFLTLGTRGAGYVLTGDPERVDALRFQRLCERAGPQLPGRTDPAGPGARADDPALPLLRAALDLWRGAALTDCGSTLLRDRTAPHLADLRLRALDRLADGMCRAGRGGELVAELTEAASAHPSRQGLAARLIACLDQAGRRDEATAWYDRSVARLSGAPGPELRVAGERIGHSAAAGLPPAATAVRPAPPAPAGLPPADRRFVGRAAELDRLDAAVDTGPAGRPILVTGPAGVGKTSLVQAWAQRAADRFPDGLLHVDLRGFAEACPRDPAEALGILLAALGDAEDELPDALDDRADRFRELLAGRRLLLVLDDARSYEQLAPLLPDAPPDPAPAGCAPAGAAGPVTVVTSRSRLRRLLVREGGIPLPLDALTPAEAGELLARTLGPARVAAEPQAAVELAERCDHLPLALRLVSARLAARPGWTLGDLVAELSDEQAGHAALAGVGGPLGVTAALDLTYRTLPPAAARLFTLLGLHPGGVIETCAAAALADLPPATARTMLARLDATHLLEESTPGHYTRRELVRRYGARRAADLTCDERLAALDRLMDHYLARTAGGGAGRTWAGTVPAPPGPATAGPATPGPVAPVPPGDTEAWFRREESAVRAVVLGAERHGRTAHAWRLAHRAAGLYERTDHDRSHWRTTIESGLRAAHACDDPAAVARLSTDLAVLLVARGVFRGATEYLERAAAAADRAGDPELRHRCRARLADALVRAGRYEPAVPLLTALVADARTPATGHLLARSLTDLADALVLAGVPGQALARADEALQAATVRPGTADAVLATHSRARALDALGRRDAALVSARLAVALGRSVGDTALEDRSHGLLAELLAVGRQPGVPRPGDR; this is encoded by the coding sequence ATGTGGATCGACCTGCTCGGGCCGGTTGCCGTTCGGCGGGAGGACGGGACGGTGCTCACGCCCTCGGCCCCCAAGCGCCGGGCGCTGCTCAGCGCGCTCGCCGTCCGGTTCGACCAGCTCGTGGCCGCCGACGAGCTGATCGAACTGGTCTGGGACGGCAGTGCGCCGCCCACCGCCCGCGCCGCACTCCAGGGACACGTCGCGGTCCTGCGGCGGGTGCTGGACGACGAGTTCCTCACCCTCGGCACCCGCGGCGCCGGCTACGTCCTCACCGGTGACCCCGAGCGGGTGGACGCGCTGCGCTTCCAGCGGCTCTGCGAGCGGGCCGGCCCGCAGCTGCCCGGCCGCACGGATCCCGCCGGCCCCGGAGCGCGGGCCGACGACCCCGCGCTCCCGCTGCTCCGCGCCGCCCTGGACCTCTGGCGCGGCGCCGCGCTCACCGACTGCGGCTCCACCCTGCTGCGGGACCGGACCGCCCCGCACCTGGCCGACCTGCGGCTGCGCGCTCTGGACCGGCTCGCGGACGGCATGTGCCGGGCGGGCCGCGGCGGCGAACTGGTCGCCGAGCTCACCGAAGCAGCCTCGGCCCACCCGTCCCGGCAGGGGCTGGCCGCCCGGCTGATCGCCTGCCTCGATCAGGCCGGCCGCCGGGACGAGGCCACGGCCTGGTACGACCGGTCGGTGGCCCGGCTGTCCGGTGCGCCGGGGCCCGAACTGCGCGTGGCGGGCGAGCGGATCGGGCACTCGGCGGCGGCCGGCCTGCCTCCCGCGGCCACGGCGGTCCGGCCCGCGCCCCCGGCTCCGGCCGGCCTGCCTCCGGCCGACCGACGGTTCGTCGGTCGGGCGGCCGAGCTCGACCGGCTGGACGCGGCGGTCGACACCGGCCCGGCCGGCCGGCCGATCCTCGTCACCGGGCCGGCCGGGGTCGGCAAGACCAGCCTGGTCCAGGCCTGGGCGCAGCGGGCCGCCGACCGCTTCCCCGACGGCCTGCTCCACGTCGACCTGCGCGGCTTCGCCGAGGCCTGCCCGCGCGATCCGGCGGAGGCGCTGGGCATCCTGCTGGCCGCCCTCGGCGACGCCGAGGACGAGTTGCCCGACGCGCTCGACGACCGTGCCGACCGCTTCCGCGAGCTGCTGGCGGGCCGTCGGCTGCTGCTCGTGCTGGACGACGCGCGCTCCTACGAGCAGCTCGCCCCGCTGCTGCCCGACGCGCCGCCCGACCCCGCTCCGGCGGGCTGCGCTCCGGCCGGTGCCGCTGGGCCCGTCACCGTCGTGACCAGCCGCAGCCGGCTGCGCCGCCTGCTGGTCCGGGAGGGCGGCATCCCGCTCCCGCTGGACGCGCTGACCCCCGCAGAGGCGGGGGAGCTGCTCGCCCGGACGCTCGGCCCCGCTCGGGTGGCCGCCGAGCCGCAGGCCGCGGTCGAACTCGCCGAGCGCTGCGACCACCTGCCGCTGGCCCTGCGCCTGGTCTCCGCCCGGCTCGCCGCCCGCCCCGGCTGGACACTGGGCGACCTGGTCGCGGAACTCTCCGACGAGCAGGCCGGCCACGCCGCGCTGGCCGGCGTCGGCGGCCCGCTCGGCGTCACGGCGGCCCTCGACCTGACCTACCGCACGCTGCCGCCCGCGGCGGCCCGGCTGTTCACCCTGCTCGGACTGCACCCCGGCGGGGTGATCGAGACCTGCGCCGCCGCCGCGCTCGCCGACCTGCCGCCGGCCACCGCCCGGACGATGCTGGCCCGGCTCGACGCCACCCACCTGCTGGAGGAGAGCACGCCCGGCCACTACACCCGGCGCGAACTGGTCCGCCGCTACGGCGCCCGCCGGGCCGCCGACCTCACCTGCGACGAGCGGCTCGCCGCCCTGGACCGGCTGATGGACCACTACCTGGCGAGGACCGCGGGCGGCGGTGCCGGCCGGACCTGGGCCGGCACGGTGCCGGCCCCGCCCGGCCCCGCCACGGCCGGCCCCGCCACGCCCGGCCCGGTGGCCCCGGTCCCTCCCGGGGACACGGAGGCCTGGTTCCGGCGGGAGGAGAGCGCGGTGCGCGCGGTGGTGCTGGGCGCCGAGCGGCACGGCCGCACCGCCCATGCCTGGCGGCTCGCCCACCGGGCCGCAGGCCTCTACGAGCGCACCGACCACGATCGCTCCCACTGGCGGACCACCATCGAGTCCGGCCTGCGTGCCGCCCACGCCTGCGACGATCCGGCCGCCGTCGCCCGGCTCTCCACCGACCTCGCCGTCCTGCTGGTCGCCCGCGGGGTGTTCCGCGGCGCCACCGAGTACCTGGAACGGGCCGCCGCCGCGGCCGACCGGGCAGGCGACCCGGAGCTGCGCCACCGCTGCCGGGCCCGGCTGGCCGACGCCCTGGTCCGAGCAGGGCGGTACGAGCCGGCCGTGCCGCTGCTGACCGCCCTCGTGGCCGACGCCCGCACGCCGGCCACCGGTCACCTGCTCGCCCGGTCGCTCACCGACCTCGCCGACGCCCTGGTGCTCGCCGGCGTGCCCGGCCAGGCCCTCGCCCGCGCTGACGAGGCGCTCCAGGCCGCCACCGTCCGCCCCGGCACCGCCGACGCCGTGCTGGCCACGCACAGCCGCGCGCGGGCCCTGGACGCGCTCGGCCGCCGCGACGCCGCTCTGGTCTCGGCCCGGCTGGCCGTCGCACTGGGGCGCTCGGTCGGCGACACGGCTCTCGAAGACCGCTCCCACGGCCTGCTCGCCGAGCTTCTGGCGGTCGGCCGACAGCCCGGCGTACCCAGGCCAGGAGACCGCTGA
- a CDS encoding sigma-70 family RNA polymerase sigma factor, with amino-acid sequence MSTPSATPLHPVVPQAATPVCAEPLPVTSQPDEPRAAAASRDAARPTLDPDTLAEIHRLHGGYLLRALLRTTGGDRGKAEDILQETLLRAWQHPEALSAGPEQSRPWLFTVARRIAIDHYRMAAARAREALGESTEDRPRPDNPYDQVVVARDVDRALRRLQEHHREVLVELHLNDRSVADTAARLGVPPGTVKSRNFYAVRALRPILAAEQGYGPKEEYAVPPAAARPGTGVRRAAAVPRVGE; translated from the coding sequence GTGTCCACGCCGTCCGCCACCCCGCTCCACCCCGTCGTCCCGCAGGCCGCCACCCCGGTGTGCGCGGAGCCGCTGCCCGTCACCTCGCAACCCGACGAGCCCCGGGCCGCCGCGGCCTCGCGGGACGCGGCCCGCCCGACCCTCGACCCGGACACGCTCGCCGAAATCCACCGCCTGCACGGCGGCTACCTGCTCCGCGCCCTGCTGCGGACGACCGGCGGAGACCGCGGCAAGGCCGAGGACATCCTGCAGGAGACCCTGCTGCGCGCCTGGCAACACCCCGAGGCGCTGTCGGCCGGACCCGAGCAGAGCCGGCCCTGGCTGTTCACGGTCGCCCGGCGGATCGCCATCGACCACTACCGGATGGCCGCCGCCCGCGCCCGGGAGGCGCTCGGCGAGTCGACGGAGGACCGTCCGCGCCCCGACAACCCGTACGACCAGGTGGTGGTGGCCCGGGACGTCGACCGGGCGCTGCGGCGGTTGCAGGAGCACCACCGCGAAGTGCTGGTCGAGCTGCACCTGAACGACCGGTCGGTGGCGGACACCGCGGCTCGGCTCGGGGTGCCGCCCGGCACCGTCAAGTCCCGCAACTTCTACGCCGTCCGCGCGCTGCGTCCGATCCTGGCGGCGGAGCAGGGGTACGGCCCGAAGGAGGAGTACGCCGTGCCGCCCGCTGCCGCACGGCCCGGGACTGGAGTGCGCCGGGCGGCCGCGGTGCCCCGGGTCGGTGAATGA
- a CDS encoding MinD/ParA family protein has translation MAHFDGTLGTACRPDPYVPDYTPAAWPDPVPLVARRPLDPLGTQLIPSAERSLFTRGADPGTTATGTATTTAPTTAPTPAAPQSPDLPWMSSCAGPAPASVPARQAVAPLPRPAVAGAVTGATPGPQRPRALRLPFVGGGEEQRRRLVDRVRTPLLGCHRITVLGPAADVRRTGVTVALGALLAHHRPDRVIAVGLDGTHSGRPGAAPQGSPQPGPHAGGWAVGDLFAAVPVPAALARPPRATDRPAGGLEVLTVRPDLPVPALDGTGYRQVMATLSGQYPLILSDASAAADDVRRAAVELADQLVICARASATGAKDLSSLLEHLVVQGHGESVRGAVIVFSPCPRSAAGTDRPVPASDLIAHFGTRCRGVVVVPAVRRSATGGSADQARSGPRAWSALLELAALVGDALAAPSPALALPLSATGPHLAATATGGPVLANPRH, from the coding sequence ATGGCTCACTTCGACGGCACCCTCGGTACGGCGTGCCGCCCCGACCCGTACGTCCCGGACTACACCCCGGCCGCCTGGCCCGACCCGGTACCGCTGGTCGCACGGCGCCCGCTCGACCCCCTGGGCACCCAGCTGATCCCGTCCGCCGAACGGTCGCTGTTCACCCGTGGCGCGGATCCCGGGACGACGGCCACCGGGACGGCCACGACGACCGCCCCGACCACGGCCCCGACGCCGGCCGCGCCGCAGAGCCCGGACCTGCCCTGGATGTCCTCGTGCGCGGGCCCCGCACCGGCCTCGGTGCCGGCACGCCAGGCGGTGGCCCCGCTGCCCCGGCCGGCCGTCGCCGGGGCCGTCACCGGGGCCACGCCCGGACCGCAGCGCCCGCGCGCGCTGCGGCTGCCGTTCGTGGGCGGCGGGGAGGAGCAGCGGCGGCGCCTGGTGGACCGGGTCCGCACCCCGCTGCTCGGCTGTCACCGGATCACGGTGCTGGGCCCGGCTGCCGACGTCCGGCGGACCGGCGTCACGGTGGCGCTCGGCGCCCTGCTGGCACACCACCGGCCGGACCGGGTGATCGCCGTCGGCCTCGACGGCACGCACTCCGGCCGGCCCGGCGCCGCTCCGCAGGGGAGCCCGCAGCCGGGCCCGCACGCGGGCGGGTGGGCGGTGGGCGACCTGTTCGCGGCGGTACCCGTACCGGCCGCCCTCGCCCGTCCGCCCCGGGCCACCGACCGCCCGGCCGGCGGGCTGGAGGTACTGACCGTGCGTCCGGACCTGCCGGTCCCCGCCCTCGACGGAACGGGCTACCGGCAGGTGATGGCGACGCTGAGCGGGCAGTACCCGCTGATCCTCAGCGACGCCTCGGCCGCGGCGGACGACGTCCGGCGGGCCGCCGTCGAACTCGCCGACCAGCTGGTGATCTGCGCGCGGGCCTCGGCAACCGGCGCGAAGGACCTGTCCAGCCTGCTGGAGCACCTGGTCGTGCAGGGACACGGCGAGTCGGTTCGCGGCGCCGTCATCGTGTTCTCGCCCTGCCCGCGCTCGGCGGCGGGCACCGACCGCCCGGTGCCGGCCAGTGATCTGATCGCGCACTTCGGCACCCGCTGCCGAGGCGTCGTCGTCGTTCCCGCCGTCCGCCGGTCCGCAACGGGCGGCTCGGCGGACCAGGCCCGCTCGGGGCCGCGGGCCTGGTCGGCCCTCCTGGAGCTGGCGGCGCTCGTCGGCGACGCACTGGCCGCTCCCAGCCCGGCTCTCGCCCTCCCGCTGAGCGCGACCGGCCCCCACCTCGCCGCCACCGCCACCGGTGGGCCGGTCCTGGCCAATCCTCGTCATTGA
- a CDS encoding S8 family serine peptidase → MNAAVRRPPGVGSAGAVLAGVVLSAGVLLPAGAARADTPGPSAAAGAPGDALPGVTQLRRQPAGKPAGCLPASAKGTQLTPWPQTFLRPDRVWPLSQGDGVTVAVLGSGVSDGSGLLAGRIDFAAKLPDAGDPARDCVGHGTFLAGLIAADRRDGAGFAGLAPHARILAVGVTDDTGATSPDLLAQGITAAAERGARVIDVGVTVPTGSDALAAAVRLARSKGALVVAPAAPDVMPGSQGDAKPEPVYPTAYPEVLAVRDLGPGGALPEDGAAAVGGRVDLTAPGDAVMSTGPTAGGYYTGSGPSYATAFVAGAAALVLGYRPGLSADQLAHRLEATAYRAGGAVPDPQVGHGTVDPVAAVTSLLAQEQSTPSPAGTAPATPTVPVMPPARPASAAPRQAAVVALGALGVIALVALAAAIGPRGRARGWQPPKPEPGGGA, encoded by the coding sequence ATGAACGCGGCGGTCCGCCGTCCCCCCGGCGTCGGGTCGGCGGGCGCCGTGCTGGCCGGGGTCGTACTGTCGGCGGGCGTCCTGCTACCGGCCGGCGCGGCCCGGGCCGACACACCCGGACCTTCGGCGGCAGCGGGCGCGCCGGGCGACGCGCTGCCGGGCGTCACCCAGCTGCGCCGCCAGCCGGCCGGGAAGCCGGCCGGCTGCCTGCCGGCCTCGGCCAAGGGCACGCAGCTCACCCCCTGGCCGCAGACCTTCCTGCGACCCGACCGGGTCTGGCCGCTGAGCCAGGGCGACGGCGTCACCGTCGCGGTGCTCGGGTCCGGGGTGTCCGACGGGTCCGGCCTGCTGGCCGGGCGGATCGACTTCGCCGCCAAGCTGCCGGACGCCGGCGACCCGGCCCGCGACTGCGTCGGGCACGGCACCTTCCTGGCCGGACTGATCGCCGCCGACCGGCGCGACGGCGCCGGTTTCGCCGGCCTCGCCCCACACGCCCGGATCCTCGCGGTGGGCGTCACCGACGACACCGGCGCCACCTCCCCCGACCTCCTCGCCCAGGGGATCACGGCCGCGGCCGAGCGGGGCGCGCGCGTCATCGACGTGGGCGTCACCGTTCCCACCGGCAGCGACGCGCTCGCGGCCGCCGTGCGCCTGGCCCGGAGCAAGGGTGCGCTGGTCGTCGCCCCGGCGGCCCCGGACGTGATGCCCGGCAGCCAGGGCGACGCGAAGCCGGAGCCGGTCTACCCGACCGCGTATCCCGAGGTGCTGGCCGTCCGCGACCTCGGCCCGGGCGGCGCGCTCCCGGAGGACGGCGCGGCCGCGGTCGGTGGCCGGGTGGATCTCACGGCCCCCGGAGACGCGGTGATGAGCACCGGTCCGACCGCTGGCGGCTACTACACGGGCTCCGGGCCCAGCTACGCCACGGCCTTCGTGGCGGGAGCCGCCGCGCTGGTGCTCGGCTACCGGCCCGGCCTGAGCGCGGACCAGCTGGCGCACCGTCTGGAGGCCACCGCCTACCGCGCGGGCGGCGCGGTGCCCGACCCGCAGGTCGGCCACGGCACGGTGGACCCGGTGGCGGCCGTCACCAGCCTCCTCGCCCAGGAGCAGTCGACACCGTCCCCCGCCGGCACGGCCCCCGCCACCCCGACCGTCCCGGTCATGCCGCCCGCCCGCCCGGCCTCCGCCGCACCCCGCCAGGCCGCCGTCGTGGCACTCGGCGCGCTGGGCGTGATAGCGCTGGTGGCCCTGGCCGCGGCGATCGGCCCCCGCGGCCGCGCCCGTGGCTGGCAGCCGCCGAAGCCCGAGCCGGGCGGCGGGGCGTGA